In Gossypium hirsutum isolate 1008001.06 chromosome A10, Gossypium_hirsutum_v2.1, whole genome shotgun sequence, the DNA window ATCACTCAAAACATATTCAAGTGTTTACTGGCGACCAACAAACCTAGTCAAGTTGACAATTTCTTTTACAGAGTCCACCTCAGTGTGAATAACAAAGAGATTCTCTAGACAATGaattttatttaacttataaaCTTTGCAGAAGGGGGGAAGAGTTATAAAGTGTTAAAGAGACAAATAAAATGCTCACACTAAATTtgggattaaaaaaaaaagatagctGCTGTTGCAAATAAGAATAAATTAAGTCGGAATTTATTCTAATATTCAGGGGTTTAAGACACTTTTAACGATTCTAAGGTCTGGAATTCCCTTTGACGAGTTCCCCTTGTTCATTATGGGTCATCCCACGAAAGAAACAGAAACAAAGGGAAAAGATCAGTTAAGTCAAACAAATTTCCTACAAATCATCCAGTGACTCGATCCGTAACTTGGGACTGTAACACAATGCCTTGACAACCCTGGCTCTCCAAgagaaaatcataaaataatcacCTGGTTGCTAATCAATCACCATTTCAGCTTACCAGCTTCACCTAAGCAAGTCTAGAATGCAAAGGAAGTGAGCCTGATATCCAATCCTTTACTTCATTATATCAATCCCCCCAACCCGAGCAAATTATGTAATATTCAATGTCAAAACATCCTGTccatttcaaaacaaaaatggattctagcaataattcagaACTGACAATCAATCACCAATTCTTTCAGGTTTAAAGGCATTATCTAAATGAGCCAAGGGACATTGCTCAAAATCATGCCTTTCTTTGTCATATCCAAAACCAACCCAACCCAACCTGACAATTTAAGTTTGATCATTGATGCCAAACATGTATAGTAATATAAAGAACGGTCACTCCAATTGCAATAGgcaaaagaaggaaaaaggaaatttCCTATGCAACAATGAAacggaaaagaaaaatgaaatcttTTGCCTACACTTTTCAAGGGGTAAAGTCAATTCGAAGATCTCTACAAATTTCAGCAAATTCAACATTTTATCCATAAAAAAACAGATGAAAAACTAAGCAAAGAAGAGAGCTAAGGAAGTCACTTTAACATTAAATCAAAtcacaataatttaatttaacttacccTTAAATTGTCTCGGAAAATGACTGCTTTGGTGATTGgcacaaaagagaaaagaaaactgaAGAAAGCAAGGGTTTTGGGATTGGAAGCATAAAACCCCAAAAAGAAACATGGAATGACGTAAATACCCTTCAAAGCAAAAATGAATTACCAACCAACTCCACCGTTTACGTCTGTTTAAACAAAACCATAACTCTTCACTCTTGAGTCCTTTACAACCCTATTCTCTATCTCAGTGTTTAAGTGAAAACCCTTTACTTGATTAAGGTAAGAGATTAATTCCCagtaatttttccctttttttcatcTTGATTGATGAAATTTTGACATCTTTTCATTGTTGATGCAGAAAGAAGcgatctttttattttttttatttctttctggGTTCGGTGGCGGAAATGGCGAAAGTGGTGGATGCGACGGGGGAACCGATCCCAACGTCGTCGGTGCTGATGTCATCAGCAAAGCACATAGAGATTAAATGTATGTCCGAAAACGTGGAGTTCCTCAAGTGTAAGAAGAAAGATCCCAACCCTGAGAAATGTCTCGATAAGGGCCGCCAAGCTACTCGCTGTGCCCTTGGAGTGTaagcatttttttttcaattttcagttTTTCCCATTTTGAATTTCTTTGTGGGTTTTTCTTGCTCAATTGGTTCGTATATGACAATGTTGGAATTGAAAGGGAATTAAAACTGGGAAATGAAATTAACTAGGAAAATGTGTGATAATTAGGATTATTGGTTTTAATATCTTTGTAATGGAAATTTTGGAACAGGTTTTTTAGGAGGTTTTATACTGTGAAAGTGTGGTTAAAAGGATAGGGATAGGTCATTTCTCTCGAAAGTATCCATATCGATATAGGTACGGGCATATCCTCGAGAAACATAGGGTTTATCTCTTTGGGTAGGCGGGGCGGGGAAATGATCATCTCTCATTTGGTAACTTTGTGTTTCAATTAGCAATGGAAACTTCAAATGAATCCATGTTAAGTCTCCCTATGATTAGGCGAAATAGATTCATGTGTAACCGAGCCATTGAATCTGATGTTTTTTCTTCCTCTTTATGTTAGTTTGATTCTTTTTTAGATCTATTTACTGAAAACCAACTGAGTTTTAATAGGTTTTCGGCTTTCTGTTTGTGTTTGATTGTAAAAATGGGGCTTCCCACTTCTCCAATCAAGAGTAAGACATTTGCCGCATTCACTTGATTTGGGTTTATAGCATTTTGTAGCTTAAAAAATGCCTCTGAACACTGAATATTTTGCGGTTCTTACTCTATGTTATCGAACTTGGTTCGTGTGTCAAATATAGGTATGttccatctttattcttttaaGCTTTTCTATGTGTTTGGAGGAACTTAGGTGAATCCTATCTTTGTACCCTTGTCCGGATATTTTAAAAAGCACATTTTTGGGGGGGAACTCAAAGCATTACTCGAATAGGTGACTACATTGTGCATTACTGTTACCCTTTCCGTTTCTTTTTTAATCTGAATTATGGAATGTTGGACCGCGTGGTGCAGGCTAAAAGATCTGTATCAGAGATGCAAAGACCCCATGGAAGCTTATGTGGGATGCATGTATTACTACACAAATGAGTTCGATTTATGTTGCAAAGAGCAACAAGCCTTTGAGAAAGCTTGCCCTTTGGACTGACTTCGGCTTTCTGCAGCAGCCAGCAGCTGGCACTCATCAAACACATTCTCTTTTCATGCTTGAATTATGAATAAGTTAGGTCCAGTTTGCATTGAACAAGAACTGTCCCATTATATATGCTTTCGGCATTGTATCCCCTCATGTATGGATAAAAAGACTGTTCTTGCCAAAAttctcttttttctattttcatcCGAAAATGACTccatttttttaaacataattcatGATGAGTGTGATTCTCGTTCATGATCTTCTTCCCTTCATTCATGcatatcttttcctttttttttctttctgatcAGCTGCTAAAGGAAATATATGCTACAGCAAACAAAACTAAAACAATAGTAAGTAAATTGGCGCTGGTGTATCCTCGTTTcgctttatttgtttattaaatgggataaatattaaaactatatatgaattttgattttgtgtaattttatacattaaattttaatttaatctaacttttgtaaattattaatataacattattttttgttaatatattatacataaataattatattcagaaataaattgatgtatttatttctttaaatgtgtatgattaaatcaaaattaaagtttcaagtatacatttgaactaCAATTAGAGTTTCACATTTATAATTGCactaaattaaagttcatgtaagcaattgcacattaaatcaagattcaagtataattttgagatttatcactTTATAATTTGTTTCTTATTTGTTAGTAATATACCTAATAATCTCACCATTTATTTAACATTAGTTTCTAATGTTGCATGTGATTTTacgtgtttaattttttttttataaattaaaaataaataatatataatatatacaatatatttaatgtaagtaatatttaaaataaataatattttataaataaaaatttgaaaatagtatagaaatttagaaatatattaaaaagtaaattataatattaaattaaaattaaaagtggtaaaataaaatgtataaattataataatgattcatGATAAGTACAATATATATTTacactaaattgattaaatatgaaatatatttacaTTAAATAATAACCACATTTAATAAtagtgattaaaaaaataattattgaaatcttATATGGTAAATTCcgtttacttttttaaaaaaatatctcaCCCGTTTAATCTTCATgatatttacattaaattaatagacatatttaataatagtaattaaaaaataatttttgaaattttatatgataaatattttttacttttttaaaaatctcTCATTTGTTTACAACTTAAtgtataataataacaataataaggtaaaaataaagtataaaagaGTAATTTAGATGTGTTCATGGGTTGAGTTCGAGTCAGGCCTAAGCATGATATAAATATACTTTATGCTTGCTCAAGTCCAGCCTGACTTGAATTTTGGgcttaaaatttttcctaaactCGTCCATATTTGTAAAAGGCTAACCCAAGCCCATTTTAGGCCCAccgatatttttttattttttaagatatatttatattgttttattttaatatttaataattttatacattttttatttattgaaaatttctatataatcatcttaacatttttttattaatgtttacattagagtaatattatatatttagtataggtttatttttttaatgtgttctaaattacataatatataaaaataacataatataatgtattataaacttaaaacagGTCAGGTTGGGCCAAGTTTGGGCTTTAAATGTTCAAGCTCAAACCCGACCCATATTTTAACTAGgcttaatttttttccaaagCTCATTTTTTAGgcctaatatttttacccaaaccctttcaaattttagGTGAGCCTTCAAGCCTGGGCAGATAGCTCAGCCCATGAACAGGTCTAGAGTACTTCTTCGCACGGAATAAATagcttataaaaaatttaattaaaatgatctTGCATATCTATCCGAtgtcatttttgtccaaatcttTCTTTTTGAGATTCTATGCTACAAATTAATGCTATTTATAGatctaaacttaaattttaattgaaatataagcCTAATGTTAATTAAGAGATAAAATCAATCTCTATTTATATACTTAGACTTCTATTCAAGttataactttattttttatgttaataaatatgaaaataaaaaatacttataaaaataaaaaaaatcagaattttttaaaattatattttaaccttaattattaattattttgacttaTTGAGAGTGAGTATCCTTAGAC includes these proteins:
- the LOC107897637 gene encoding NADH dehydrogenase [ubiquinone] 1 alpha subcomplex subunit 8-B — protein: MAKVVDATGEPIPTSSVLMSSAKHIEIKCMSENVEFLKCKKKDPNPEKCLDKGRQATRCALGVLKDLYQRCKDPMEAYVGCMYYYTNEFDLCCKEQQAFEKACPLD